The following proteins are co-located in the Microplitis demolitor isolate Queensland-Clemson2020A chromosome 5, iyMicDemo2.1a, whole genome shotgun sequence genome:
- the LOC103569243 gene encoding unconventional myosin-Va, with protein sequence MTTRELYVKGARVWIQHPEKIWEGAVLLEDYKSTDTTIKLRVDDTKDQRVIEVKADSDLPPLRNPDILIGENNLTSLSFLHEPAVLYNLQVRFQRRCIYTYCGIVLVAFNPYDELPIYGNDTIWAYRGQAMGDLEPHIFAVAEEAYTKLERELHDQSIIVSGESGAGKTVSAKYAMRYFATVGGSSTETQIEKKVLASSPLMEAFGNAKTTRNDNSSRFGKFIEIQFNKNYHITGASIRTYLLEKSRVVFQAHQERNYHIFYQLCAAATSPSAQSSPADLSARLKNLQLDHGSNFHYLNQGNCFTIDNLDDSRAFQDTLSAMTRLGFESKQQDDVFKIIAAILHLGNVQIRQDPQASEGGDSEGCTIASNDRHLNILAQLMGIDPAAMRKWLCHRKIVSMRDVILKPMNVEQAIGARDALAKHIYAELFNFIVHGINESLRSKVKALSFIGVLDIYGFETFEINSFEQFCINYANEKLQQQFNQHVFKLEQEEYLKEEIEWTFIDFYDNQPCIDLIETKLGILDLLDEECRMPRGSDDSWAEKLYSKCVKSKHFERPRFGTNAFLIHHFADLVEYSTIGFLDKNRDTVMEEQVDVLRSSDNKLLKQLFNDDPPKLSVPNSGSQHTKLKISAQKPLANLAPKQNKKTVGSQFRDSLNMLMSTLNATTPHYVRCIKPNDSKESFDYDAQRSIQQLRACGVLETIRISAAGFPSQRTYADFFLRYRCLCPFKEILRDDLKETCRRILKYYIKDEDKFKFGKTKVLFRAGQVAYLEKLRSEKQRDACMMIQKRVRGFIMRRRYQQVRRAVMGLQRHARGYLARAEAQRIRRERAAVKIQTCVRGWVTRTKYQRVRRTIISLQRYARGLLARRKYAVMKDNAAATTIQRFARGYLVRMAVKQKINNIIIVQCCVRKYLARKVFRRLKAEAKSVEHVKTLNKGLEKKIISMQHKINEILKENHALKIVQTEVADLKVKLEAMKAVELENKRLVGILIEKDRELEIIAETVKREQDEKMDLLLEREKLIKDKEEENKRLCEETERLKKELAEANEKLKDDQRGAEENLKHRLEQEKDLLLMDHDQDRGAYQKLLKDYQDLEEHVEVLERKLALHAPGEGHSRSLSNASSGSVGQAASTDVPEESIDFGYGSVRSTMSSTAYSRVEAIDWHQRRSESPPDGEAQPTKVPIENGAVINGVPVDVGLVLKLQQKLKDVESAYGRLVRTMEDLERDSSEEGLRTQDTFKLEELEMENAQLKKDLGSLRKAVVDGDVTAAQKELMGQFDALQEELERRREECIQLHSVLADNTKRMKSLGSNYGRDVDIINEDGELALAFEAQKKINRQLEDELQSKEKGWRDQRNEWRNEIDRLQDEIMKQQKLLSVNLSNTPQTQTEAFMQHEIVKITAEYLDLQEKYDKVTEECHKLKKRCRIFAKRLRDAGLPDTVDPAPNQSFITQQSNGTVMPAIRKKERDYEGMFEFRKEDITAIIRNLVIELKPKVAVTLLPGLPAYILFMCIRHTDCINDDDKVTMLLTGYLNAVKRVIKKRDDFDSTVLWLSNTLRILHNLKQYSGDKPFQMENTARQNEQCLRNFDLSEYRSVLSDVGVWIFGHVMTILRERIQALTVPALLEHEAITGLNSKSGRPRSSSVGEEPESTQQKLNKLLDELGLIHKTLQYHGVDRDVIIQVFKQLFYFMCASALNNLLLRNELCHWAKGMQIRYNISHIEQWARDEQLVPAIESLQPIIQAAQLLQARKTEDDVSAVCEMCNKLSANQIIKILHLYTPADGYETRVPVTFIQSVQDKLKERQENNEQLLMDLKFSYPIRFTFNPSNIRLEDIEIPPALNLPMLKKI encoded by the exons atgacAACCAGGGAACTCTACGTCAAG gGTGCAAGAGTATGGATCCAACACCCAGAAAAAATATGGGAAGGAGCTGTCCTTCTGGAAGACTATAAATCCACAGATACGACAATTAAACTACGTGTAGATGACACCAAGGATCAACGAGTCATTGAAGTAAAAGCGGACAGTGACCTTCCGCCACTGCGGAACCCGGACATATTAATAGGAGAAAATAATCTCACCTCATTGTCCTTTCTCCATGAGCCGGCGGTTCTTTATAACCTGCAGGTCAGGTTCCAGCGGCGGTGCATCTACACTTACTGTGGAATAGTCCTGGTGGCATTTAATCCCTATGACGAGCTTCCAATATACGGCAATGACACAATATGGGCGTACCGTGGTCAAGCAATGGGGGATTTGGAGCCCCACATCTTTGCGGTCGCCGAGGAGGCCTACACCAAGTTGGAGCGTGAGCTGCATGATCAGTCAATTATCGTATCCGGCGAGTCCGGAGCCGGAAAAACCGTATCTGCAAAATATGCGATGCGTTATTTTGCGACAGTGGGCGGATCCTCGACTGAGACGCAGATCGAGAAAAAAGTTCTCGCCTCCTCGCCGCTAATGGAGGCGTTCGGTAACGCCAAGACCACGAGGAACGATAACTCATCACGCTTTGGTAAATTTATAGAGATCCagttcaacaaaaattatcacaTCACCGGCGCATCAATACGtacatatttattagaaaagtCACGTGTCGTGTTCCAAGCACACCAAGAACGTAATTATCACATATTTTATCAACTGTGTGCCGCAGCAACGTCTCCATCCGCGCAATCCAGTCCAGCAGACTTGTCAGCGcgtctaaaaaatttacaattagaCCACGGTAGTAATTTTCATTACCTAAATCAAGGAAACTGTTTTACAATTGACAATCTTGATGATTCTCGTGCGTTCCAAGACACGCTGTCAGCAATGACCCGTCTGGGATTCGAGTCCAAGCAACAAGACGAcgtattcaaaataatagcGGCAATTCTTCATCTGGGTAATGTCCAAATACGCCAAGATCCACAGGCTTCTGAAGGTGGGGACAGCGAAGGATGCACAATAGCCTCAAATGACCGACATCTTAACATACTGGCCCAGCTAATGGGCATTGATCCCGCGGCAATGCGCAAGTGGCTCTGTCACCGGAAAATCGTTTCCATGCGCGACGTTATTTTGAAGCCGATGAATGTTGAGCAAGCCATCGGAGCTCGCGATGCTCTGGCAAAACACATCTACGCCGAGTTGTTCAACTTTATTGTCCACGGGATCAATGAATCGCTGCGAAGCAAAGTTAAAGCCCTGTCTTTCATCGGTGTGCTGGATATATACGGATTCGAAacctttgaaataaattcattcgagcaattttgtataaattatgcTAATGAAAAGTTACAGCAGCAATTCAATCAACACGTATTCAAACTCGAGCAAGAAGAGTATTTAAAAGAAGAAATCGAGTGGAcgtttattgatttttatgataatcaaCCGTGtattgatttaattgaaaCTAAGCTGGGTATTTTGGATTTGTTAGATGAAGAGTGCCGCATGCCACGTGGTTCCGATGACTCATGGGCCGAAAAACTCTACTCAAAGTGCGTAAAATCCAAGCACTTTGAACGCCCGCGATTTGGTACCAATGCTTTCTTGATTCATCACTTTGCAGACTTGGTTGAGTACTCGACAATCGGATTTCTTGATAAAAACCGCGATACCGTCATGGAGGAGCAGGTAGACGTGTTGCGATCAAGTGACAACAAATTACTGAAACAATTATTCAACGATGATCCGCCAAAGCTGTCAGTTCCCAACAGCGGGAGTCAGCATACGAAGCTAAAGATATCAGCGCAGAAGCCTCTGGCGAATTTGGCGCCAAAGCAAAACAAGAAGACCGTCGGGTCACAGTTTCGGGATTCGTTAAATATGTTGATGTCAACGTTGAATGCGACGACACCCCACTACGTCCGATGTATAAAACCAAATGACTCAAAGGAATCTTTTGATTACGATGCCCAGAGATCTATCCAACAGCTTCGTGCCTGCGGAGTGTTGGAAACAATCAGAATTTCAGCAGCCGGTTTTCCAAGTCAGCGAACGTAcgcggatttttttttgcgatacCGCTGCTTATGTCCATTCAAAGAAATTCTAAGAGACGATTTAAAGGAAACTTGCCGACGTATATTAAAGTATTACATAAAGGACgaggataaatttaaatttggtaAGACAAAAGTACTTTTTAGAGCGGGGCAGGTTGCGTACTTGGAAAAACTGCGGAGTGAGAAGCAACGAGACGCGTGTATGATGATACAGAAACGTGTAAGAGGTTTTATAATGCGTAGGCGTTATCAACAGGTGCGTAGAGCTGTCATGGGACTGCAGAGACATGCGAGGGGGTACCTGGCACGCGCTGAAGCCCAAAGAATCAGACGCGAACGCGCTGCTGTTAAAATTCAAACCTGTGTACGAGGCTGGGTCACGCGTACGAAATACCAACGAGTAAGACGCACGATAATTAGTCTCCAGAGGTACGCACGTGGTCTTTTGGCGCGCAGAAAGTACGCGGTGATGAAGGACAATGCGGCTGCGACGACCATCCAAAGATTCGCTCGCGGTTATTTAGTTCGTATGGCGGTAAAGcagaaaataaacaatattattattgtccaGTGTTGTGTTCGTAAGTACTTGGCTCGGAAAGTCTTCAGGCGTCTCAAAGCTGAAGCCAAGAGTGTTGAGCATGTAAAGACACTTAATAAAGGTCTAGAGAAGAAAATTATATCGATGCAGCACAAGATTAATGAGATACTGAAAGAGAATCACGCGCTGAAAATTGTTCAGACAGAGGTAGCGGATCTTAAAGTCAAGTTGGAGGCGATGAAAGCCGTGGAGCTGGAGAATAAAAGACTCGTGGGTATTCTCATTGAAAAAGATCGTGAATTGGAAATTATTGCTGAGACCGTTAAGCGGGAGCAGGATGAAAAGATGGATCTGCTGTTGGAGCGTGAGAAGTTGATTAAAGATAAGGAGGAGGAAAATAAGAGGCTGTGTGAGGAGACGGAGAGACTGAAGAAGGAGTTGGCAGAAGCCAATGAGAAACTGAAGGATGACCAACGTGGCGCTGAAGAGAATCTTAAGCACAGATTGGAGCAGGAAAAAGATTTGCTGCTTATGGATCACGACCAAGATCGCGGCGCTTACCAGAAGCTGTTGAAGGATTACCAGGATCTGGAGGAACATGTCGAAGTGCTGGAGCGTAAATTGGCGCTGCATGCTCCTGGAGAAGGTCACTCGAGGTCGCTGAGCAACGCGTCCAGTGGAAGTGTCGGTCAAGCTGCTTCTACTGACGTTCCTGAGGAAAGTATCGACTTTGGTTATGGTTCAGTAAGATCTACGATGTCTTCAACAGCTTACTCGAGAGTTGAGGCAATCGATTGGCATCAAAGACGATCCGAGAGTCCGCCAGACGGCGAAGCTCAGCCTACAAAGGTTCCAATTGAAAATGGAGCTGTCATCAACGGAGTACCAGTTGACGTGGGCCTGGTGCTGAAGCTACAGCAAAAGCTCAAAGACGTCGAGAGCGCTTACGGACGATTGGTAAGGACTATGGAAGACTTGGAACGCGATAGCAGTGAAGAGGGCTTGAGAACTCAGGACACTTTCAAGTTGGAAGAGTTGGAAATGGAAAATGCCCAGCTGAAGAAAGATCTAGGGTCACTGAGGAAAGCTGTCGTCGATGGAGACGTCACTGCAGCCCAGAAGGAACTCATGGGACAGTTCGATGCTCTGCAGGAAGAGTTGGAACGACGTAGAGAAGAGTGTATTCAGCTGCACAGTGTCCTGGCAGACAACACCAAGAGGATGAAGAGCCTGGGGTCCAATTACGGACGGGATGTTGACATCATCAATGAAGATGGAGAGCTGGCACTTGCTTTCGAAGCGCAAAAGAAAATTAACcg acaattGGAAGACGAGTTGCAATCAAAGGAAAAAGGCTGGAGAGATCAGCGGAATGAGTGGAGGAATGAAATTGATAGGCTGCAAGATGAAATAATGAAGCAGCAAAAATTGTTGAGTGTCAATTTAAGCAACACGCCCCAGACCCAGACTGAAGCCTTCATGCAGCAtgaaattgttaaaataactGCTGAATACTTg gaCTTGCAAGAAAAATACGACAAAGTTACTGAAGAGTGCcataaattgaagaaaagaTGTAGAATATTTGCCAAACGTCTGCGCGATGCCGgat tgccAGACACAGTAGACCCAGCGCCAAATCAGTCATTTATAACTCAGCAGTCAAATGGAACAGTGATGCCAgcaataagaaaaaaagaacGCGATTACGAGGGAATGTTTGAATTCCGGAAAGAAGACATCACTGCTATTATTCGCAATCTTGTCAtcg aaCTGAAACCAAAGGTAGCAGTGACATTACTACCAGGACTACCAGCGTACATTTTGTTCATGTGCATCCGTCACACTGACTGCATCAATGACGACGATAAAGTGACGATGCTTTTAACCGGCTACCTGAATGCCGTCAAACGAGTTATCAAAAAGCGAGATGACTTTGACTCAACGGTTCTCTGGCTGTCGAACACACTGAGGATCCTCCATAATTTGAAGCAGTACTCGGGCGACAAACCTTTTCAAATGGAGAACACGGCCCGTCAGAACGAGCAGTGCCTCAGGAACTTTGACCTCAGTGAGTACAGATCAGTGCTAAGTGACGTCGGTGTCTGGATATTCGGCCACGTGATGACCATTCTGAGGGAACGGATCCAAGCATTGACGGTTCCGGCCTTGTTGGAGCACGAGGCCATCACCGGGTTGAATTCCAAATCCGGAAGACCGCGATCGTCTTCAGTGGGCGAGGAACCAGAGTCGACGCAACAGAAACTCAACAAGTTACTGGATGAGCTGGGGCTAATTCACAAAACTCTCCAGTATCATGGCGTCGACAGAGATGTTATCATCCAAGTATTCAAACAATTGTTCTACTTTATGTGCGCCAGTGCCCTTAATAATTTACTGCTGAGAAACGAGCTGTGCCATTGGGCCAAGGGAATGCAGATACGGTATAACATCAGTCACATTGAGCAGTGGGCAAGGGATGAGCAACTGGTACCAGCTATTGAGTCTCTGCAACCGATAATTCAGGCTGCGCAATTGCTACAGGCGAGAAAGACTGAGGATGATGTCAGTGCCGTATGTGAAATGTGCAATAAGTTGTCAGCTAATcagattattaaaattttgcattTATACACGCCGGCTGATGGATATGAAACCCGAGTTCCTGTTACTTTTATTCAAAGTGTGCaggataaattaaaagaaagacAAGAAAACAACGAAcag tTGCTAATGGACCTAAAGTTTTCATATCCAATAAGATTTACCTTCAACCCCTCGAACATAAGACTAGAAGACATCGAAATACCGCCGGCACTTAATTTACCTatgctcaagaaaatttaa